Proteins from one Aspergillus nidulans FGSC A4 chromosome VIII genomic window:
- a CDS encoding SDR family oxidoreductase (transcript_id=CADANIAT00001311): MAQTQRVIVSKDIYHGLPTFPEDLNGLTAIVTGANGISGDYMVGLFLLRDLSSSKSTTNRWKKIYALSRRPPNGEWPKHVEHVSMDFLQPPDALAAQLTERRVKADYVFFYAYIQPAPKDGGGIWSAAEELVRVNTKLLHNFLSALAISNTLPKTFLLQLGAKYYGVHLGPAQVPQEETDPRVLLEPNFYYNQEDSLIAFAKSNSFNWITTRPSWIPGAVPDAAMNLCLPLAIYAVVQKHLGKPLEYPSDIVAWETQQTISSAQMNGYLSEWAVLTRDAQNQSFNATDDCAFTWSKFWPKLAARFSLPWLGPATDPAGLQEVETPYNPPPRGIGPPAKLRYKFTLVEWARRPEVKDAWKAIAKEHQLRNAELWDTDRVFGFTDAAISSSYPIHFSTTKTKKLGFFGFVDSTESIFKVFDQFVDMRMIPQIPG, encoded by the exons ATGGCCCAGACTCAGCGAGTAATTGTCTCAAAAGACATCTATCATGGCCTGCCAACCTTCCCAGAAGATCTGAACGGGCTGACCGCAATTGTCACTGGTGCGAATGGAATCTCTGGAGACTACATGGTAGGACTATTTCTACTCCGCGATCTATCTTCTTCCAAATCCACCACTAAC cgctggaagaagatatatGCTCTCTCGCGTCGGCCGCCAAACGGCGAGTGGCCGAAGCATGTCGAGCATGTTTCGATGGACTTCTTGCAGCCACCGGATGCCTTGGCTGCTCAGTTAACTGAGAGGAGAGTGAAAGCTGACTATGTATTCTTTTATGCCTACATCCAACCTGCTCCAAAAGACGGAGGCGGCATTTGGAGTGCCGCCGAAGAATTGGTCAGGGTCAACA CCAAACTTCTACACAACTTCCTCTCAGCCTTGGCCATTTCAAACACTCTTCCGAAGactttcctcctccaactcgGCGCAAAATACTACGGCGTGCACCTGGGTCCGGCCCAAGTCCCCCAGGAAGAAACCGACCCGCGTGTGCTCCTCGAACCGAACTTCTACTACAACCAAGAAGACTCTCTCATTGCGTTCGCTAAAAGTAACAGCTTTAACTGGATTACGACCCGCCCTTCCTGGATCCCTGGCGCTGTCCCGGATGCTGCCATGAACCTCTGTCTCCCGCTGGCAATCTACGCCGTCGTCCAGAAACACCTGGGAAAGCCTCTCGAATACCCATCTGACATCGTAGCCTGGGAAACGCAGCAGACCATTTCGAGCGCCCAGATGAACGGCTATCTGTCCGAATGGGCTGTGCTGACGCGCGACGCCCAGAACCAGAGTTTCAACGCTACCGATGACTGTGCGTTCACCTGGAGCAAGTTCTGGCCTAAACTAGCTGCCAGGTTTAGTCTTCCATGGCTGGGTCCTGCGACCGACCCAGCTGGCCTGCAAGAGGTCGAGACGCCGTATAACCCGCCGCCTCGCGGGATCGGACCTCCGGCGAAATTGAGATACAAGTTCACGCTCGTGGAGTGGGCGCGAAGACCCGAAGTTAAGGATGCCTGGAAGGCTATTGCAAAGGAGCATCAGTTGCGCAATGCTGAGTTGTGGGATACGGATCGCGTTTTTGGGTTCACAGACGCGGCGATTTCGTCGTCTTATCCTATTCATTTCTC TACTACAaaaacgaagaagctggGGTTCTTCGGCTTTGTGGACAGTACAGAATCGATCTTTAAAGTGTTTGACCAGTTCGTAGACATGAGGATGATCCCGCAGATtccaggatga
- a CDS encoding gelsolin family protein (transcript_id=CADANIAT00001308), translating to MVPHNGLVHPKQYDIKDSNVELIGSDLDHRVKYNSARTEPAWNNGKVGQEPGLFIWRVENFELVPWPKERAGEFYDGDSYIVLSSTRLGNDNTKLRHEIFFWLGNKTTQDEAGTAAYKTVELDEFLHGAATQHREVQEHPSEDFTALFRRITIRSGGVASGFTHVEERQPREVTTLLRVFKHSGAAPGGPGSVIVHEVEPTWQSLDDDDVFVLDKGAKIWVWQGKHCSPMEKALAAQVVNDMTLAKHIDVEVLSRHESRSKVVVDLLGGEGVIQDTFKSPRPISPSKRAQENASAGSPRKLFRLSDASGELSFSLVKAGEPVRRQDFDGNDVFLYDVGTQLWVWQGLRASQAEKALWLKVAQAYIRHLQSRESNPVVSTIPISKVVQDYESPSFLKTVDF from the coding sequence ATGGTCCCCCACAACGGACTAGTTCACCCTAAGCAGTACGACATCAAGGACAGCAATGTCGAGCTGATCGGGTCTGACCTCGATCACCGAGTCAAGTACAACTCAGCTCGCACCGAGCCGGCCTGGAACAACGGTAAGGTTGGCCAGGAGCCGGGCCTTTTTATCTGGCGCGTCGAGAACTTCGAGCTCGTTCCCTGGCCAAAGGAGCGAGCGGGAGAGTTCTACGATGGCGACAGTTACATCGTCCTGAGCTCGACAAGACTGGGCAACGACAATACCAAGCTTCGCCATgaaatcttcttctggctggGAAACAAAACCACCCAGGATGAGGCCGGGACGGCGGCCTATAAGACCGTTGAACTGGACGAGTTCCTGCACGGTGCCGCAACGCAGCATCGCGAGGTCCAGGAGCACCCGTCGGAGGACTTCACCGcgctcttccgccgcatcaCCATCCGCTCTGGAGGCGTCGCATCTGGTTTCACCCATGTGGAGGAGAGACAGCCGAGAGAAGTGACGACACTGCTGCGCGTCTTCAAGCATTCCGGCGCCGCTCCTGGCGGTCCTGGCTCAGTTATCGTCCACGAGGTCGAACCGACCTGGCAGAgcctcgacgacgacgacgtcTTTGTCTTGGACAAGGGCGCGAAGATCTGGGTCTGGCAGGGCAAGCACTGCAGTCCCATGGAGAAGGCCCTGGCGGCACAGGTGGTGAATGATATGACGCTGGCCAAGCACATCGACGTGGAGGTCTTGTCCCGTCACGAATCGCGATCGAAGGTGGTCGTGGATCTACTGGGAGGAGAAGGTGTTATCCAAGATACTTTCAAATCTCCGCGTCCGATCTCGCCTTCTAAGCGAGCACAGGAAAATGCGAGTGCTGGGTCTCCCCGCAAACTGTTCCGGCTGAGTGATGCCTCGGGCGAGCTCTCGTTCAGTCTCGTTAAGGCCGGAGAGCCGGTTCGACGACAGGACTTCGACGGCAACGATGTCTTCTTGTATGATGTCGGCACTCAGCTCTGGGTGTGGCAGGGGCTCCGAGCAAGTCAGGCAGAGAAGGCTCTGTGGCTCAAGGTTGCCCAAGCTTACATTCGGCACCTCCAGAGCCGGGAATCCAATCCCGTTGTTTCCACAATTCCCATTTCGAAAGTTGTACAAGATTACGAAAGTCCTTCTTTTCTAAAGACGGTGGATTTTTAA
- a CDS encoding protein scfA (transcript_id=CADANIAT00010532) yields MVETRAEGLRQPQSPHFPRVSRACQRCRRQKLKCDEARPCTMCVRAGVSCQSRDIMNTPIRRKKRAVRPPAAATSSNQHVEAAVDRPYEGQNYGASSSAVGFAVNIFGQRATLYSSDISGIPGRASPQPNPRPEWTLEKMSMPPPAVMDAALQAYFDHMHWFIFIFHEIEFMQSVTPLLRQSSWSESSRGRVIAALTAAAVGLQCVAHDSRWPGHSLLASFSLQATSLRDSLIAEVRLHVLKLLDECSLESVQVSLLLGTYYVFHGSPGLAWNMLGLSVRTAYALSMHCPGGITHPDPVLSQVYRRTWNFIIVADTYSAMIYGRPASLDAAFCHLHEMTELEDTRLPPTVSYLLQDPNANGLMFHNQKYRLYEIMRTTLNKVRLINLQTPVSLESFASLVAAIGNAQASLDTWKSGVSPVFKQQYWEEHPALASTAIEKNPPSSENRTIRHLFLQSQMLQLTYDSAVLFINRPLLEHQAKPEFRTAVAEHLSAVRLSMDLSLKAALRVSRVSPVHHESEFSLSFVLMNFFIAGVILCLAPTLWPFSTASNDAKAGVLRIIHASRNLQTKSKIAKHTVQLLTRLVKLSLHQELENALNSNESGSDTNPREQEQGPSQHASPSHSPRLPPTEPCSSSTFKGHFNPPPANPTQSQPAVDVSFPMAGVPAGDLYIEPMHEGGNLNPGLGIPDNSCYHQIDSYMDETLGAFGEMLFNLVPNDPYSAWNWGNNFR; encoded by the exons ATGGTGGAAACCAGGGCAGAAGGCCTGCGGCAGCCTCAGTCGCCTCATTTTCCCAGGGTCTCCCGTGCCTGCCAACGGTGCCGGCGGCAAAAACTAAAG TGTGATGAGGCCCGTCCATGCACGATGTGCGTTCGGGCAGGTGTATCTTGTCAATCAAGGGATATTATGAATACTCCTATCCGCCGGAAGAAGCGAGCTGTGCGGCCTCCGGCAGCTGCAACATCGTCAAACCAGCACGTCGAGGCAGCGGTGGATCGTCCCTATGAAGGCCAGAATTATGGCGCCAGCAGTTCTGCGGTTGGCTTCGCGGTAAATATCTTTGGACAGCGCGCTACCCTCTACTCTAGTGACATCTCGGGCATTCCTGGCCGTGCCAGTCCCCAGCCCAACCCTCGACCTGAGTGgacgctggagaagatgtcaATGCCCCCGCCTGCGGTTATGGATGCTGCTTTACAGGCGTATTTTGACCATATGCACTGGTTCATCTTTATCTTCCATGAAATCGAGTTTATGCAATCAGTGACTCCTCTGCTCCGTCAGTCCTCGTGGAGTGAATCATCTCGCGGTCGAGTGATAGCGGCCTTAACTGCCGCAGCAGTGGGACTCCAATGTGTGGCACACGATTCCAGATGGCCAGGGCATTCTTTActggcttccttctctttacAAGCCACGAGTCTGCGAGATAGCCTGATTGCTGAGGTCCGGTTACACGTGCTGAAACTATTAGATGAGTGTAGTCTGGAATCTGTCCAAGTGTCTCTTCTCCTGGGGACTTACTATGTTTTTCACGGCTCTCCAGGACTCGCGTGGAACATGCTTGGCCTTTCGGTCCGCACTGCATATGCCCTCTCAATGCACTGTCCTGGCGGCATTACCCATCCTGACCCGGTCCTATCTCAAGTCTATCGTCGGACCTGGAATTTTATTATCGTAGCGGATACTTATAGTGCTATGATATACGGCCGACCGGCTTCACTCGATGCTGCGTTCTGCCACTTGCACGAGATGACTGAGTTGGAAGATACCCGCCTACCACCAACCGTGTCGTATCTGCTTCAAGATCCAAACGCGAATGGCCTGATGTTTCATAACCAAAAGTATCGGCTCTACGAGATAATGCGGACGACCCTCAATAAGGTTCGACTTATCAATCTACAGACGCCGGTGTCACTAGAATCGTTTGCCTCTCTCGTGGCGGCTATAGGCAATGCCCAGGCATCTCTAGATACCTGGAAATCCGGAGTATCCCCTGTATTCAAACAACAATACTGGGAAGAACATCCTGCTCTTGCATCGACAGCCATTGAAAAGAATCCACCATCATCAGAGAACCGTACTATCAGGCACTTGTTTCTTCAGTCTCAGATGTTGCAATTGACATACGATAGTGCCGTACTCTTCATTAACCGGCCTCTTCTAGAACATCAAGCCAAGCCAGAGTTTCGAACTGCTGTCGCTGAGCATTTATCAGCCGTTCGCTTGTCAATGGATCTCTCTCTAAAAGCTGCGCTCCGTGTCTCGCGTGTGTCGCCGGTTCATCATGAGAGCGAGTTCAGCCTATCCTTTGTTCTGATGAATTTTTTTATCGCTGGCGTAATACTGTGCCTTGCTCCTACCTTATGGCCCTTCAGCACAGCATCGAACGATGCCAAAGCCGGAGTATTACGCATCATCCACGCGAGTCGGAACCTTCAAACCAAGAGTAAAATTGCAAAGCATACAGTGCAGTTATTGACGCGACTTGTGAAGTTGAGCCTGCATCAGGAGTTGGAAAATGCTCTAAATAGTAATGAATCTGGTAGCGACACAAACCCCAGAgagcaggaacagggaccGTCGCAACACGCCTCGCCTTCTCATTCACCGCGGCTGCCGCCGACAGAGCCATgcagttcttcaacattcAAGGGTCACTTCAATCCGCCACCAGCCAACCCAACTCAGAGCCAACCGGCAGTTGACGTTTCATTTCCGATGGCGGGCGTGCCCGCGGGTGACCTCTATATCGAGCCCATGCATGAAGGAGGCAACCTCAACCCAGGGCTTGGTATACCCGACAATAGCTGCTATCATCAGATCGACTCCTATATGGATGAAACACTAGGTGCTTTTGGAGAAA TGCTTTTCAATCTCGTACCAAATGATCCCTACAGCGCATGGAACTGGGGTAACAACTTTCGGTAG
- a CDS encoding uncharacterized protein (transcript_id=CADANIAT00001309): protein MSKKAHLAPYLTRLLDTLQQELKDNLLAVYLFGSAGYDAYEPDTSDVDVYAVIHEPISDYKQLSRKISHASIPCPARKLEFVLFTRANAALQTNNLQFEMNFNTGRDMDDYTNLDPSTEPRFWFLIDLAMGCVQGTALCGPPAGEVFAAPKVEWIIDSLIESLDWHRRQPSLTSDGILNACRALRFAKTGTWGSKKDGGNWVVDYFKEHDVHVVSLALDARHSRVGVPQDQAEKFLDFPLIKDSIAQLPLIANLQEDMSPLAGSSPSIN from the exons ATGTCTAAGAAGGCTCATTTAGCCCCATATCTAACGCGCCTACTTGATACCTTGCAGCAAGAGCTGAAAGACAATTTGCTCGCAGTCTACCTTTTCGGTTCTGCCGGTTACGACGCATACGAACCTGACACCAGCGACGTCGACGTCTATGCAGTCATCCATGAGCCGATATCAGATTACAAACAACTCTCCCGCAAGATAAGCCATGCCTCCATTCCCTGCCCAGCGCGCAAACTTGAGTTTGTGCTATTTACTAGAGCCAATGCAGCCCTGCAGACAAACAACTTGCAGTTTGAGATGAATTTCAACACAGGAAGAGATATGGATGATTATACCAATCTCGATCCATCCACCGAGCCTAGATTCTGGTTTTTGATCGATTTGGCAATGGGCTGTGTGCAGGGCACGGCCCTTTGTGGACCgccagctggagaagtgtTCGCTGCGCCGAAGGTGGAGTGGATTATCGATTCACTAATCGAATCTCTAGATTGGCATCGCCGGCAACCGTCATTGACTTCTGATGGTATACTGAATGCGTGTCGGGCATTGAGGTTCGCGAAAACAGGGACATGGGGATCTAAGAAGGATGGCGGGAACTGGGTGGTTGATTATTTTAAGGAGCACGATGTTCATGTGGTCTCCCTTGCTCTTGATGCTCGCCATTCAAGAGTAGGGGTACCTCAGGATCAAGCAGAGAAGTTTCTAGATTTT CCTCTGATCAAAGACTCCATCGCTCAACTCCCACTCATCGCCAACCTACAAGAAGACATGTCCCCCTTGGCCGGTTCTTCACCATCCATAAACTGA
- a CDS encoding uncharacterized protein (transcript_id=CADANIAT00001307) yields MAQHENVPRRNDAIYDIMPKEDHIVKIEFLEIAPTPIIVDRIFFIYLRGYLPESIKKELALLGDSPVNATLLVSSSAVYTDGSHEKEGPITWPLRTAPFNDLAHLVIRDARGIQVGYLPSSDRTNEDIGSTDLETSKLAPG; encoded by the exons ATGGCCCAGCATGAGAATGTGCCCAGGCGCAACGATGCCATATACGATATCATGCCTAAGGAAGATCATATAGTCAAGATTGAGTTCCTCGAGATTGCGCCGACGCCCATTATCGT CGACCGTATCTTCTTTATCTACCTGCGCGGTTATCTGCCTGAATCCATAAAGAAAGAGCTGGCACTTCTAGGCGATAGCCCTGTTAATGCAACCCTCCTAGTGAGCTCCTCTGCCGTCTACACGGATGGTAGTCACGAAAAGGAGGGCCCCATTACATGGCCGCTGAGGACTGCGCCTTTCAATGATTTGGCTCACCTTGTTATCCGAGATGCCCGTGGCATTCAAGTTGGCTACTTGCCTAGTAGCGACCGCA CG AATGAGGATATAGGATCAACAGATTTGGAGACCAGCAAACTAGCTCCTGGATAA
- a CDS encoding uncharacterized protein (transcript_id=CADANIAT00001310), with protein MAAPNNQEPQSVSSRITKPIEHDKPTAFDIAGQYGPFLDSLRMTPQERQFLQDLLAVPQSESMESKGLDVVKRQHQDTSQTYRGLSHNERSSTSREARIFNTTSIFNGLELGEAKVKVYGNEIDSAPVAEKKYEDFHAKGASGFQLYIKSKFASPG; from the exons ATGGCCGCGCCGAACAACCAAGAGCCCCAATCAGTCTCGTCCCGAATCACCAAGCCCATCGAACATGATAAGCCTACGGCGTTTGACATTGCCGGCCAATATGGCCCATTTTTGGACTCCCTCAGAATGACACCACAAGAACGCCAGTTTTTGCAAGATTTACTGGCAGTCCCACAGTCCGAAAGCATGGAATCCAAGGGGTTGGATGTTGTAAAGAGACAACATCAAGATACGAGCCAAACATATCGCGGTCTAAGTCATAACGAGCGTTCTTCCACCTCTCGGGAAG CTCGAATATTCAACACTACGAGCATCTTCAACGGACTGGAGCTAGGAGAAGCTAAGGTGAAAGTGTACGGCAATGAGATAGATTCTGCTCCTGtagcagaaaagaaatacGAAGATTTTCACGCCAAAGGCGCGTCTGGCTTCCAGCTCTACATCAAAAGCAAATTTGCATCACCTGGGTGA